The following DNA comes from Deltaproteobacteria bacterium.
GCTGTCTTGTCAGTGACCGCCCAGATAATGAAAACGCCGGCATAGGCGCCGCTGGTAATGAAAATCTTTCTGCCGTTCAGGACCCAGCCGTCTCCATCAGCTACCGCCGTGGTGCGAATGGCGGCCGCATCCGAGCCAGCCACATCTTCGGTGAGTCCAAAGCCGGCTGCGGCATAGGCGCCGCTGCAGAGTCTGGGAAGATATGTCGATTTTAGCGCTTCACTGCCCACAGATTGAATTATCCCCGCCACCATATTTGTCACCGAGGTGGTGACAGTGGTGGCGGCACAAGCGCGGCCGAGCTCGGTCATAGCAAGACTGAAGGCCACAGTGCTGGCCTCGCTGCCGCCATACTCCTGGCGAATGTTGAGGCCCATGAAGCCAAGTTCCGCCAACTTCTTCAGATTGTCGAGAAAGACCTGCCGCTTTTTGCCCCGGTCCAGCTCTGCTGCCACCGGTTCGAGTTCACTCCTGGCAAATTTCGCTGCTGTTTCCTGCACCATCTTTTCTTCATCAGTCAGTGCAAAAAGCATCACTCCCCCTGCTGGCCCCCCCTTTTGGCGCCTTACATGTTTCGCCTGTACTTGCCTCCCACCGCATCGAGGGCCCTGGTAATCTGGCCCAGACTGCAGTACCTCACCGTTTCCATCAACTCCCCGAAAATGTTGCCTCCTTCGAGGGCCACCCGTTGCAGCCGCTCCAGAGCAGCTGGCGCTTCTTTCTCGTGGCGCTGCTGGAATTGTCGCAAGCGGTCCAGTTGAGATCTCTTCTCCTCCTCAGTGGCTCTGATCAGCTCTACCTGAGCAGTTGTCTGTTCAGCCTCGGCATCAGGATTGCGAAAGGTGTTGACCCCTATTATTGGATATTCACCCGTATGTTTGAGCGTCTCGTAGTAAATGGACTCCTCCTGAATCTTGCTCCGCTGGTAGCCGGTTTCCATTGCTCCGAGAACCCCACCCCGTTCGCTGAGGCGATCAAACTCCGCCAGTACGGCTTCCTCAACGAGATCTGTCAATTCATCAACTATGAAGCTTCCCTGCAAGGGATTCTCGTTTTTGGCCAGACCCCATTCCCTGTTTATTATGAGTTGAATTGCCAGAGCTCTTCTCACTGCCTCGGTGCTCGGCGTGGTAATGGCCTCGTCATAGGCATTGGTGTGCAGACTGTTGCAGTTGTCATAGACGGCGCACAGAGCCTGCAGGGTAGTGCGAATATCGTTGAACTGGATTTCCTGGCTGTGCAGGGATCTGCCCGAGGTCTGAATGTGATATTTGAGCATCTGCGACCTGCTAGAGCCGCCGTACATGTGGCGCATGGCAATGGCCCAGATTCGTCTGGCCACCCGTCCTATCACGGTGTACTCGGGCTCCATGCCATTTGAAAAGAAAAAGGAGAGGTTAGGTGCGAAGCTGTCGATGGCCATGCCCCTGGAAAGGTAATATTCCACGTAGGTGAAGCCGTTGGCCAGGGTGAAGGCCAGCTGGCTGATAGGGTTGGCCCCGGCTTCAGCAATATGGTAGCCAGATATGGATACCGAATAGAAGTTTCTCACCTGGTGTTCAACAAAGTACTGCTGAATATCTCCCATCATCTTGAGGGCGAATTCGATTGAAAAGATGCAGGTGTTCTGGCCCTGGTCCTCCTTGAGGATGTCAGCCTGAACCGTACCCCGCACCGAACTCAGCACTCGAGCACGGATCTGGCGGTATTCCGCTTCGCTGGGTTCCCGGCCCTG
Coding sequences within:
- a CDS encoding methylmalonyl-CoA mutase, which codes for VRFSSSLPRPPKRISSSKTIVIPPERSRYLSEIADTVRKYHHQTRQQAATVRKWWHLREAAAALEEAADDKDGAAALQKLALEVKRAEAQLQEETQKLLDDWSRTREVYSQQVFSYEVRGKKFQVPLYSTSLSQQNIPKVALPKFADPGEMYSWLRRENLPGHFPYTAGVFPFKRTDEEPTRMFAGEGDPARTNRRFKLLSGEYPAKRLSTAFDSVTLYGYDPEERPDIYGKVGTSGVSVCTLDDVKILYDGFDLCAANTSVSMTINGPAPMILAMFFNAAIDQQVDKFKAEQGREPSEAEYRQIRARVLSSVRGTVQADILKEDQGQNTCIFSIEFALKMMGDIQQYFVEHQVRNFYSVSISGYHIAEAGANPISQLAFTLANGFTYVEYYLSRGMAIDSFAPNLSFFFSNGMEPEYTVIGRVARRIWAIAMRHMYGGSSRSQMLKYHIQTSGRSLHSQEIQFNDIRTTLQALCAVYDNCNSLHTNAYDEAITTPSTEAVRRALAIQLIINREWGLAKNENPLQGSFIVDELTDLVEEAVLAEFDRLSERGGVLGAMETGYQRSKIQEESIYYETLKHTGEYPIIGVNTFRNPDAEAEQTTAQVELIRATEEEKRSQLDRLRQFQQRHEKEAPAALERLQRVALEGGNIFGELMETVRYCSLGQITRALDAVGGKYRRNM